The Thiogranum longum genome includes a region encoding these proteins:
- the nth gene encoding endonuclease III: MNKKKRAEIFARLRNENPQPTTELRYGNPFQLLVAVALSAQSTDVGVNKATEKLFKKVKTPQAMLKLGEEGLKQHIKTIGLYNTKASNIIKTCKLLVEKHGGKVPEDRESLEALPGVGRKTANVILNTAFGHPTIAVDTHIFRVSNRTGIAPGKHVNEVERKLNKFVPDEFKQDAHHWLILHGRYTCIARKPRCGSCIIEDLCEYRDKTEN; this comes from the coding sequence ATGAACAAAAAAAAGCGTGCAGAAATCTTCGCCCGACTGCGCAATGAAAATCCTCAACCCACGACCGAACTTCGTTACGGTAACCCCTTCCAGTTACTGGTAGCCGTAGCACTGTCGGCACAGTCCACTGATGTCGGCGTCAACAAGGCTACGGAAAAACTGTTTAAAAAAGTGAAGACGCCGCAGGCCATGCTCAAACTCGGCGAGGAAGGGCTGAAGCAACACATCAAGACCATCGGACTGTACAACACCAAAGCCAGTAACATCATAAAGACCTGCAAGTTACTGGTGGAAAAACATGGCGGCAAAGTGCCTGAAGACCGCGAGTCGCTGGAAGCCCTGCCCGGTGTCGGTCGTAAAACCGCCAATGTTATTCTCAATACAGCCTTCGGCCACCCCACCATTGCGGTCGATACACACATTTTCCGTGTTTCCAACCGCACCGGTATCGCGCCGGGCAAGCATGTTAATGAGGTGGAGCGCAAGCTCAACAAGTTTGTGCCGGACGAATTCAAACAGGATGCCCACCACTGGCTTATCCTGCACGGTCGCTACACCTGTATAGCCCGCAAACCCCGTTGTGGCAGCTGTATCATCGAAGACCTGTGCGAATACCGCGACAAAACAGAAAACTGA
- a CDS encoding DUF1841 family protein: protein MLFGQDRDQLRGYYCKAWQARCKGMPLDPLQAQIINVIEQHPEYQPLLENPEQALGQDYLPELGETNPFLHMGMHLGLREQIDTDRPAGIKSLYRQLLDQCPEAHELEHKMMECLAEMIWQAQKNGTAPDEAHYLDCLQSLQKER, encoded by the coding sequence ATGCTGTTTGGACAAGACCGGGACCAGCTGCGTGGCTATTACTGCAAAGCATGGCAAGCCCGCTGCAAGGGTATGCCACTGGACCCCCTGCAGGCCCAGATCATAAATGTGATCGAACAGCATCCGGAATACCAGCCTTTACTGGAAAACCCGGAACAGGCCCTTGGCCAGGACTATCTGCCGGAACTGGGTGAAACCAACCCTTTTCTGCACATGGGGATGCACCTGGGTCTACGTGAACAGATCGATACCGACCGCCCGGCAGGGATTAAAAGTCTCTACCGGCAACTGCTCGATCAGTGCCCCGAGGCCCATGAACTGGAACACAAAATGATGGAATGCCTGGCCGAAATGATCTGGCAGGCACAAAAAAACGGAACCGCGCCGGACGAAGCGCACTACCTGGACTGCCTGCAGTCCCTGCAGAAGGAACGTTAA
- a CDS encoding DUF692 domain-containing protein gives MKMSRYPVNGAGLGLRRTLMGPLTDHPPEQVGFYEVAPENWIGMGGRWGKQFRAFTERYPFVCHGLSLSIGSPSPLDETFLYRVKRFLDEHRIRAYTEHLSYCSDDGHLYDLMPIPFTEEAVYYVAERIRRTQDILERRIAMENVSYYAAPGKEMEEIDFITAVLEEADCDLLLDVNNIYVNSINHRYDAEKFLMALPAERVVYFHVAGHYEEADDLVVDTHGADIIDPVWSLLDKAYAHFGPVPTLLERDFNIPPLPELLTEVERIAAMQEQWRQQANTPSKTHG, from the coding sequence ATGAAAATGTCCCGCTACCCGGTTAACGGAGCAGGACTGGGCCTGCGGCGGACCCTGATGGGTCCGCTGACAGACCACCCCCCCGAACAGGTCGGCTTCTATGAAGTCGCCCCGGAGAACTGGATCGGCATGGGTGGCCGCTGGGGCAAACAGTTCCGCGCTTTCACCGAGCGCTACCCTTTCGTTTGTCACGGACTGTCACTTTCCATTGGCAGCCCGTCACCACTGGACGAAACTTTTCTCTACCGTGTAAAGCGATTCCTGGATGAACACCGGATTCGTGCCTATACCGAACACCTGAGCTACTGCAGCGACGACGGTCACCTCTATGACCTGATGCCCATCCCGTTCACTGAAGAAGCTGTATATTACGTAGCTGAACGCATCCGCCGTACCCAGGACATTCTCGAGCGACGTATCGCCATGGAAAATGTGTCCTATTACGCAGCACCCGGCAAGGAGATGGAGGAAATTGATTTCATCACTGCCGTCCTCGAAGAGGCCGACTGCGATCTGCTTCTCGACGTAAACAATATTTATGTCAACAGTATCAACCACCGCTATGATGCGGAAAAATTCCTGATGGCACTGCCCGCTGAACGAGTGGTGTATTTTCACGTCGCCGGTCATTACGAAGAGGCCGACGATCTCGTTGTCGACACTCATGGCGCCGACATTATCGACCCGGTGTGGAGCCTGCTCGACAAGGCTTATGCCCACTTCGGGCCGGTACCAACACTGCTTGAGAGGGATTTCAATATTCCCCCGTTACCTGAATTGCTGACCGAAGTTGAACGTATTGCGGCCATGCAGGAACAGTGGCGACAACAGGCAAACACGCCAAGCAAAACACATGGCTAG
- a CDS encoding DNA-binding domain-containing protein, whose translation MARQGFRQQQYAFAAHIRQPDRNPAPDDIEDRRMAIYRDLFYNNVEGFLSGGFPVLRELMDDTSWHAMVRDFFARHHCHSPLFMEISREFLAYLEQERGAHENDFPFLRELAHYEWVELALSIAEEDPVQVNDPDGDLLEGTPVLSSLAWPLSYHYPVHQIAESFQPETPAEQPVYLMVYRDKTDEVNFIELNAISARLFSLLQEDDSLTGRETLEKIAAELKHPKPEVVIEGGRQILEAWRQRDIVLGVNVPNSTNI comes from the coding sequence ATGGCTAGACAAGGCTTCAGGCAACAGCAGTACGCCTTCGCAGCACATATTCGCCAACCCGACAGAAACCCTGCACCGGACGATATCGAAGACCGGCGCATGGCAATCTACCGCGACCTCTTCTACAACAACGTGGAAGGATTCCTCTCCGGCGGCTTCCCGGTATTGCGCGAGCTTATGGACGACACAAGCTGGCACGCCATGGTACGAGACTTTTTCGCCCGCCATCACTGTCACTCGCCGCTGTTCATGGAAATCTCCCGCGAGTTTCTTGCCTACCTCGAGCAGGAACGAGGCGCGCACGAAAATGATTTCCCGTTCCTGCGCGAGCTGGCCCACTACGAGTGGGTCGAGCTGGCATTGTCGATTGCCGAAGAAGATCCTGTACAGGTCAATGATCCTGATGGCGACCTTCTGGAAGGCACACCGGTGCTTTCCAGCCTGGCGTGGCCCCTGAGTTACCACTACCCGGTACACCAGATTGCAGAGTCCTTTCAGCCGGAGACACCCGCTGAACAGCCGGTATACCTCATGGTGTACCGGGACAAGACTGATGAAGTGAACTTTATTGAACTCAATGCGATCAGCGCGCGTTTGTTCTCTCTGCTTCAGGAAGATGATTCATTGACCGGTCGCGAGACTCTGGAGAAAATCGCTGCTGAACTGAAGCACCCGAAACCGGAAGTTGTTATCGAAGGCGGCAGGCAAATACTGGAAGCCTGGCGGCAGCGCGACATTGTACTCGGCGTTAATGTGCCGAATAGCACAAACATATAA
- a CDS encoding DoxX family protein: protein MYLLVQLQRLLDKTRAFDFLGPLALRLYLVPIFWMAGTKKLADMDSIIAWFGNTEWGLGLPFPEVMAWAAALTETAGAIMLLVGFAVRWISIPLMVTMVVAIVTVHLPNGWLAIAEGSGPFATERTMAAIERLDRAKEILQQYGNYDWLTEYGNFVVLNNGIEFAVTYFIMLLVLFFIGGGRYFSMDYWIRKAFMR, encoded by the coding sequence ATGTATCTGCTCGTTCAGCTCCAGCGCCTGTTAGACAAGACCCGTGCCTTTGACTTCCTCGGGCCACTCGCATTGCGTCTTTACCTGGTACCCATCTTCTGGATGGCCGGCACCAAGAAACTTGCGGATATGGACAGCATCATTGCCTGGTTCGGTAACACGGAATGGGGCCTCGGCCTGCCCTTCCCGGAAGTCATGGCCTGGGCTGCCGCACTGACCGAAACTGCCGGCGCCATTATGCTGCTGGTCGGTTTTGCGGTGCGCTGGATTTCCATTCCGTTGATGGTCACCATGGTCGTGGCGATCGTTACTGTCCACCTGCCCAATGGTTGGCTGGCGATTGCCGAAGGCAGCGGGCCGTTCGCTACCGAACGCACCATGGCCGCCATCGAGCGTCTGGACCGTGCCAAGGAAATCCTCCAGCAGTACGGGAATTACGACTGGCTGACCGAGTACGGTAATTTCGTGGTACTGAATAACGGTATTGAATTTGCCGTCACCTATTTCATCATGCTGCTGGTGCTGTTCTTTATCGGTGGCGGGCGTTATTTCAGTATGGACTACTGGATCCGCAAGGCCTTTATGCGCTGA
- the gnd gene encoding phosphogluconate dehydrogenase (NAD(+)-dependent, decarboxylating): MQMGMIGLGRMGANMVRRLIRDGHSCVVHNRSHGPVEQMVSEGAIGSENLDDFLSKLDSPRVVWLMVPAAAVGQQIDILETRLDAGDIVIDGGNSWYKDDIVRARRLGKKGIHYLDVGTSGGVWGLERGYCLMIGGNDGAVKHINPLFATLAPGTGDIERTAGREGERSTSELGYLHCGPAGAGHFVKMVHNGIEYGLMAAYAEGFNILKHAGIGKQSQDSDAETSPLRNPEEYQYDIDLPEVAELWRRGSVISSWLLDLTATALRDDAELGDFSGQVSDSGEGRWTSIAAIEIGAPAPLLTTALYNRFSSRGEADFADKILSAMRFQFGGHHEKGKG, from the coding sequence ATGCAGATGGGAATGATCGGGCTCGGACGTATGGGCGCCAATATGGTCAGGCGCCTGATCAGGGACGGACACTCGTGTGTAGTGCATAATCGAAGTCACGGCCCCGTGGAGCAGATGGTTAGCGAAGGCGCCATTGGTTCAGAAAACCTTGACGATTTCCTGTCAAAACTCGACAGCCCGCGTGTCGTCTGGCTGATGGTGCCGGCTGCTGCGGTCGGCCAGCAGATCGATATACTGGAAACTCGACTGGATGCCGGCGACATTGTGATCGATGGCGGCAATTCCTGGTACAAGGACGACATTGTCCGTGCCCGCCGCCTGGGTAAAAAAGGCATTCACTATCTCGATGTCGGTACCAGTGGCGGTGTCTGGGGCCTGGAGCGCGGCTACTGCCTGATGATCGGCGGTAATGACGGCGCGGTAAAACATATTAACCCGCTATTCGCCACACTGGCGCCCGGTACCGGTGATATTGAACGCACGGCTGGACGTGAGGGCGAGCGATCGACCTCTGAACTGGGTTACCTGCACTGTGGCCCCGCCGGTGCCGGACATTTTGTGAAAATGGTTCACAACGGTATCGAGTACGGCCTGATGGCTGCCTACGCGGAAGGCTTCAACATTCTCAAACACGCCGGTATCGGCAAACAAAGCCAGGACTCGGACGCCGAGACTTCACCGCTGCGCAACCCGGAGGAATACCAGTACGATATTGATCTGCCCGAAGTCGCCGAACTATGGCGACGTGGCAGCGTGATCTCTTCGTGGTTACTGGATCTTACCGCCACCGCCTTGCGTGACGATGCCGAGCTGGGCGACTTCAGCGGCCAGGTATCCGATTCCGGGGAAGGCCGCTGGACCAGCATCGCAGCCATTGAAATCGGTGCACCTGCACCATTACTGACTACGGCGCTGTACAACCGCTTCAGCTCGCGTGGTGAAGCGGATTTTGCCGACAAGATCCTTTCCGCCATGCGTTTCCAGTTTGGTGGTCACCACGAAAAAGGCAAGGGCTGA